GGGCCTACTTTGGTTTCAAGGCACCAGAAGATGTTTATGACTTTGCTGCCTTTTTCAACGGCCATGTCTTTGTTAATGAGAAGGGTATTTTGAACTTTAATCTGAGTCCTGCATGTTGTTTTTTCTTCTGGAGATGTGGTTTTATGGTTCTCTATTTGTTTAGGTGCTCAGTTTAAGGCCATAGTTGAATATGCGCCTTCACAGCGTGTGCCCAAACCATGTGACAAGAAAGATCCTCGTGAAGGCTCTATTACCAAAGACCCTGATTATCTTGAATTCCTTGAGCTTCTTGCTCAACCTGTTGAGAATCTCCCAAGTGCTGAAATCCAGCTGGAGAGAAGAGAAGTTGAGCAGTCTGGTTCGTCTTTCGAAAACAAGTTCCCTTTGCAGTCTGTCGTTATCCTCTAATGAATTAATTGAACTTACTAACAAAAATCGCTTTTTTTAGGCGCTTCAAAATCGGCTCCCATTGTCACTCCTCTTATGGAATTCATACGTCAAAAACGTGCTACTGTGATTGGATCACAGGTACGGATACGCAgtagaaaatcaaaaatttccTTTGGACTGATATCTTTGTAGTTTTATGTGTTCCGAAATTGAATATGTATTGTTGATCTCTGGTTTCTGTTCAAGCAACAGGGTTCATTAGATGGTCGAAGAGGAGGCAGGAGAGCCAGAGCAATCTCTGCAAACAACCCAAGTTCGAGACCTTCGAAACGAAACTCTGAGAAGAAAAAGGTGTGTCTCTGACTTTGTACGAGTGTATGTGTTGCCTTCTTGTGGTGAACAAATTTGCGTCCATTTTCAATTTCTTACTTTTCTTAATAGTATGTGCAAAAAGACAATTCGAAAGGTGTGCCCCGGACGGCTTCATCAGATGCCGGCAGCTCCAAGCAAGATTACAATCAGGCAAATTCAAGTGCAGCCTCTGTCATTGATAGCTCTCTCCCAGGGATTGCATTGACTATGGATTCTGGGAAGaaaaagatcttgctcctgaaaAAAGACCGTGACAACCTTGTTGTAAGTTTTTGGCCTGTGCAGAACAAAAAGCCTTGATTTCTTTTTCATTCAATATTTTGATAGTTGTAGACAGAATCATTAGTCATTTGGCAATGTGTTTTTATAGAACTCTCCACAACAAGCGGAACAGCAGATGGAAACTAATCTCTCCGGAAGCTCCTCGACTTCAAGACAGAATCAGAAGATCGATGTTGGTGGGAGGTTGATTAAGGGAATACTTCGGAGAAATGAGACGCGGCCTAGCCAGGCTTCATCTTTGGTCCAGCCTGAGCAAAGAGTGGAACCCACAGAAGCAGAAAACTCCAAGCGTCCTCTTCGGCCAGCCAACATTCGAGCAGGTTTTAGTGGAGTACGATTTCAGTAAAAATGTGAGCTACCCAAGTTAGGCTGATAAATTAAAATAGAGATGGTAAATGTGCAGGGAAAGATTATCATGTTTCTGGTACCAACAGTGAAAAGCTAGAGAGGCGTGCAAGAAACAAGGACAGACCTGATCGTGTTGTGTGGGCTCCTCGCCGTGCTGATGGCTCCAATATCACCGAGGATCAGCCTACATCTTCAGCAGGTTCTGTTCGTGTTATCTACAAATATGTAATTAGTGTaggttttttttaatggttGTGCATAACATCTGAACTCATCATCTATACGACCTTACAGCAAACAATGGAGAAGTGGTGAACTCCTCTGGTGGGCACACTCTTGAGAATGGTTAGTTCATTTGAAGTTGGAGCATAATGTGCCTTGTGTCATTGTATGAATAAAGAAAAATGATACTGGTTCTGCCAAAACATTTGACTCTATCCAGGTTCTGCTAGACATTCTAGTCGCCGTATTGGAGCTCGCAATAGAAAGGAAGACGGCTTTGCCATGACTATTGAGGGTAAAACACCCCGgagaggtggtggtggtggtggtggtggtgggggtCCCAGTTCACATGAGGTAAGCCAAACTAAAGCCTTTTTACCGCCTTATGCTCATATAAATGTTTAGAAGACTCCTTTTTTAACGTGCTGCAGAAGCAAATGTGGATCCAAAAATCATCATCCGGTACTTGATATATTCGCTTTACATATGGTAAGCTTTAGTTGCACGCGCGCCTTCCTTCTATCATTTCCAGCGTTAaacatcaatttcttgttctcTTCATGAATTATTAGAAGATGGATATAACAAGACAATGTTATGTTTGTTCTTATTTTTCAGGCTTTATATATCAAGCCAATTCCAATGGACTATGATGTCCTTCAACGGGAATCTATAGATCTGAATCGAAATGGGGAGTAACACTATCAACATCACTCTTGGTTTTTGGGGACATTTGGTCCATCGTCGTAGGTCGTAGTATTGCAGATAAAAGAGACCCTTCTCATAGTAGGAATCAGCTCAAGATTTAAGGTTTTAAGACAAGAAAGACTCGGTTGCTACTTGCTTTTGAAGGCTTTTAGCAATTCACGGTACCTGCATTCCCTTTTGGCTTGTGCTGGGTTACAGACAAGTGTGAGAAGTGACAACTTACTCCCGAGTCTTAAGTAATGATTTAAAGTCAAAGTGTATAGGGAGCAGGAAACACCTTACCGGGTTATTATTTTTGGTTCCTGAGAGGTCTCGGACTGTGATTTGCAGGATTTAACCATAATAGTTTTATCACTTTTCTTGTGGGAATTGGGTTTATTTTCATCTGATTGTTATATAGCTTATTCTACCAAAAGAATGTTTCGCATGCCAACAAGATTGCTCGGTTTTCTTGTGAAATTTCTATGCAtcaaagtaataataataataacatgtaTCTCATAGATCGAAAATTACAGTAATTGGGATTTGGAGTCAAAATCTGAGTACTTTGGTTGCCagcgaaaagaaaaaaattgtatcaCCATCTCCAAGACTCAAGAAGGTAAGGAAATGGATATCCATTAAGGGAACAATTGTTGGTAGATTAAATTGGTGAAAGATGGAATGAATAAGACTACTAGGGAAAGCACTTGGCTACAGTTTTTCCTTGAGCATTGGAAAAGACATTGAAATTCTCTAAAATAgtcttttagtttattttcacaaaacaatcatcaaagtagaaaaatgaccaaaagtatgtgttaactaatctagatttagtgtttagagttaagaggtaGAGTTTTGAGGGtgagatttcaaattttaaaaaattaaaattaaaattttcaaaataaaacggtactattttggtcattttttttgaagagttatttggttgacaaaaaatttaaaaagaaaactatttgaaatttttttctttggaaataaatatttgtttataaaatatttgaaaatataatattaatattttaaataaaaaatagagagaATTACATAGGATCAAATTTACTTACTAGATTTTGGACCGcggtttttgttttgatttattcaGTTTTTAAAGTAACACAAAATTGgttttaattttaacatttgaTCGAGTTTGTTTTGAATCGGGTTATGTCTTAAATAGctcaaaaatctaaaaagaaaaataacaaaatagcaAAAATATTCAacctatataaattattttaaaaaactaattaaatattctaaactaactaaaagtattcaaaataacaaataaaaactacataaacacttcaaatactaaaaaaatatctaaattaccttaacatatataaaaagttaacaTTATTAACTAGTTTCGGATATTTTGGATCATTGTTCGGATTTTCGGTTCGATTAAGGTTGGACCAGAATCCGAAACTACATAGGTCTTAAATCCTGTTCAAATactttttatagtggttcaggttttgggttttttggtttgggTTAAGGTAGGATTTCTGTTTGGGGTAAAAAGGCCCATGCCTAAGAATATGGTTGAGAGGATCCTAAAGTATGTGAAAGGCACACCAGGGAAAGGTATATGTATGGGTCGATATGCGAGCATAGATATTGTAGGTTATTGGAATGCAGATTGGGCAGGATATATAGTTCAATGAAAGTTTACAACTAATCATTGCACCTTTGTTGGGGGAAATTTGGTTACTTGAAAAGGCAAGAATTAAGCAGAAAGTTGTTTCAAGATCGGGTGATGAGGCTAGAGCAGGGCAAACATAATGCATGAGTTCGTATGATTGAAGAGTCTACTCAAAGACCTTGGAGTTGAATCTTCTGAACCGATTGTGTTGCATTGTAATAATTAAGTagctatacacattgcatctaaattaatatatcatgaaAAAACTAAACATATAGAGGTAGATTGTCATTTAATTAGAGATAAGTTTCAAGCTGGTATTATACTTTCTTCTGATGTAGAGTTTGAATCATCtagctgatgtattcaccaaagAAGTGACATTGAAGGTTTGTGATGAGATTCATGGCAAGATAGGCTTATGCATGTTCACTAGCCAACCATCTTGAGGGGAAATATTGAAATCAAGTAATTATTATGTACATGTTCAAAGTGgtcatttaaattttctaaaagtgACCTCCAAGTGGGTCACTTCAAGTTTTTGTAAAGTGGTCACTTTGGTGTTCTAGAGAATACTTTTACACAAAATTTATTCTGCCACGTACCCAGAATTCACTTCAACCACTCTAGGACTTAGCATGGAATATATATCATCTCTCTTTCATGCAAGGACGGCCTGGTCTTACGCCTACATGCAAATATGTCATTTATGTGTTTAATATCTTGATCGTATATGTATCTCTTTGTACAGAGAAATATATGCAATATAAAAACACTGTATATTCTCTCTTTGTATCCACGATCATACTCTCATTATACACTCCTAATCCTATCATTTCCTACATTCTAAATggttataatatagattatttgaatttttttggtgaaTATTGAAGTAAGAAGTTCAAATGGTGTCTCCGGTGAAGCTTGGCAACGGTGTGGAGCATTGTTTTTAGCCAAGTGTCCCTCATTGCACATATTTTTGAGTTTAGTTTGTGGCTCTTCTCCATGCTTTTATGCTGAAAAAGAGATTAAAAAATACTTATAGTATCCTTGA
This Brassica napus cultivar Da-Ae chromosome C6, Da-Ae, whole genome shotgun sequence DNA region includes the following protein-coding sequences:
- the LOC106425604 gene encoding regulator of nonsense transcripts UPF3-like isoform X3; the protein is MMKDPLAKRKVVVRHLPPSLSESDLLSQIDSRFGDRYYWFSFRPGKSNYKTQKHSRAYFGFKAPEDVYDFAAFFNGHVFVNEKGAQFKAIVEYAPSQRVPKPCDKKDPREGSITKDPDYLEFLELLAQPVENLPSAEIQLERREVEQSGASKSAPIVTPLMEFIRQKRATVIGSQQQGSLDGRRGGRRARAISANNPSSRPSKRNSEKKKYVQKDNSKGVPRTASSDAGSSKQDYNQANSSAASVIDSSLPGIALTMDSGKKKILLLKKDRDNLVNSPQQAEQQMETNLSGSSSTSRQNQKIDVGGRLIKGILRRNETRPSQASSLVQPEQRVEPTEAENSKRPLRPANIRAGKDYHVSGTNSEKLERRARNKDRPDRVVWAPRRADGSNITEDQPTSSAGSARHSSRRIGARNRKEDGFAMTIEGKTPRRGGGGGGGGGGPSSHEKQMWIQKSSSGT
- the LOC106425604 gene encoding regulator of nonsense transcripts UPF3-like isoform X1 codes for the protein MMKDPLAKRKVVVRHLPPSLSESDLLSQIDSRFGDRYYWFSFRPGKSNYKTQKHSRAYFGFKAPEDVYDFAAFFNGHVFVNEKGAQFKAIVEYAPSQRVPKPCDKKDPREGSITKDPDYLEFLELLAQPVENLPSAEIQLERREVEQSGASKSAPIVTPLMEFIRQKRATVIGSQQQGSLDGRRGGRRARAISANNPSSRPSKRNSEKKKYVQKDNSKGVPRTASSDAGSSKQDYNQANSSAASVIDSSLPGIALTMDSGKKKILLLKKDRDNLVNSPQQAEQQMETNLSGSSSTSRQNQKIDVGGRLIKGILRRNETRPSQASSLVQPEQRVEPTEAENSKRPLRPANIRAGKDYHVSGTNSEKLERRARNKDRPDRVVWAPRRADGSNITEDQPTSSAANNGEVVNSSGGHTLENGSARHSSRRIGARNRKEDGFAMTIEGKTPRRGGGGGGGGGGPSSHEKQMWIQKSSSGT
- the LOC106425604 gene encoding regulator of nonsense transcripts UPF3-like isoform X4, giving the protein MMKDPLAKRKVVVRHLPPSLSESDLLSQIDSRFGDRYYWFSFRPGKSNYKTQKHSRAYFGFKAPEDVYDFAAFFNGHVFVNEKGAQFKAIVEYAPSQRVPKPCDKKDPREGSITKDPDYLEFLELLAQPVENLPSAEIQLERREVEQSGASKSAPIVTPLMEFIRQKRATVIGSQGSLDGRRGGRRARAISANNPSSRPSKRNSEKKKYVQKDNSKGVPRTASSDAGSSKQDYNQANSSAASVIDSSLPGIALTMDSGKKKILLLKKDRDNLVNSPQQAEQQMETNLSGSSSTSRQNQKIDVGGRLIKGILRRNETRPSQASSLVQPEQRVEPTEAENSKRPLRPANIRAGKDYHVSGTNSEKLERRARNKDRPDRVVWAPRRADGSNITEDQPTSSAGSARHSSRRIGARNRKEDGFAMTIEGKTPRRGGGGGGGGGGPSSHEKQMWIQKSSSGT
- the LOC106425604 gene encoding regulator of nonsense transcripts UPF3-like isoform X2 codes for the protein MMKDPLAKRKVVVRHLPPSLSESDLLSQIDSRFGDRYYWFSFRPGKSNYKTQKHSRAYFGFKAPEDVYDFAAFFNGHVFVNEKGAQFKAIVEYAPSQRVPKPCDKKDPREGSITKDPDYLEFLELLAQPVENLPSAEIQLERREVEQSGASKSAPIVTPLMEFIRQKRATVIGSQGSLDGRRGGRRARAISANNPSSRPSKRNSEKKKYVQKDNSKGVPRTASSDAGSSKQDYNQANSSAASVIDSSLPGIALTMDSGKKKILLLKKDRDNLVNSPQQAEQQMETNLSGSSSTSRQNQKIDVGGRLIKGILRRNETRPSQASSLVQPEQRVEPTEAENSKRPLRPANIRAGKDYHVSGTNSEKLERRARNKDRPDRVVWAPRRADGSNITEDQPTSSAANNGEVVNSSGGHTLENGSARHSSRRIGARNRKEDGFAMTIEGKTPRRGGGGGGGGGGPSSHEKQMWIQKSSSGT